In one Lolium rigidum isolate FL_2022 chromosome 3, APGP_CSIRO_Lrig_0.1, whole genome shotgun sequence genomic region, the following are encoded:
- the LOC124696586 gene encoding FBD-associated F-box protein At5g60610-like, protein MDAFVPVASSADGEDRISALHDDLLRIIISLLPVKDAARTSTFASRWRHLWRSSPLFLSDDDLLPSAVTRVLAGHPGPFSVVEISRCRFASHDHELTEWPRLLADKGVHHLLLVNSIDESTVDDSVSLPADILRCASLRDLFLGGFSAFPDTAGLPRGPDVFPHLHQLGTVMMTISGWDLDYILACSPVLQIFIFGQSTMPNLLQLRSQSLRCVTLWNSMVDGVTMVDAPLLERLFLLEAPRGGDENTVMLNIPCASNLRALGYLEPRFHSLHIGDNVIKPGTMPTPSTVVPGIKILACKVNFGVLHEVKMLVAFLRCFPNIDTLHVESLTEPTGRSHAKFWEEVFTIECIKSHVKKIVVHEYRGDQSELEFLQFIVASAHELRTLSVLISKHTFTNLANTAEMTNILGTLLGVPWRRDCKMTVLGPEFQNEQSILKASDLTVDDPFDW, encoded by the exons ATGGACGCCTTCGTCCCCGTCGCAAGTTCTGCCGACGGCGAGGACCGCATCAGCGCCCTCCACGACGACCTCCTCCGCATCATCATCTCGCTCCTCCCCGTCAAGGACGCCGCCCGAACCTCTACCTTCGCCTCCCGATGGCGCCATCTCTGGCGCTCCAGCCCGCTCTTCCTCAGCGACGACGACCTACTCCCCTCTGCGGTCACCCGCGTCCTCGCCGGCCACCCGGGCCCTTTCAGCGTGGTAGAAATCAGCCGTTGCAGGTTCGCGTCCCACGACCACGAGCTCACAGAGTGGCCGCGCCTTCTCGCCGACAAGGGCGTCCATCACCTCCTTCTCGTCAACAGCATCGACGAATCCACCGTCGACGACAGCGTGTCTCTACCCGCGGACATCCTCCGCTGCGCCTCGCTCCGGGATCTCTTCCTTGGTGGCTTCTCCGCGTTCCCGGACACCGCCGGCCTCCCCCGCGGCCCCGACGTCTTTCCCCACCTCCACCAGCTCGGCacggtcatgatgaccatcagcGGCTGGGATCTTGATTACATTCTTGCCTGCAGCCCGGTTCTCCAGATATTCATTTTCGGGCAGAGCACCATGCCCAATCTTCTCCAACTCCGCAGCCAAAGCCTCCGGTGCGTGACACTCTGGAATTCCATGGTGGACGGGGTCACCATGGTGGACGCCCCGCTCCTGGAGCGACTCTTCTTGCTGGAGGCGCCTCGTGGAGGTGATGAGAATACTGTCATGctcaacattccttgtgcatccaATCTGCGGGCGCTCGGCTACTTGGAGCCAAGATTTCACAGCCTGCACATCGGTGACAATGTCATCAAG CCTGGCACAATGCCGACCCCAAGCACAGTGGTTCCAGGCATCAAGATATTGGCCTGTAAGGTTAACTTTGGTGTCTTGCACGAGGTCAAGATGCTGGTGGCCTTCCTCAGATGCTTTCCCAACATTGACACACTGCACGTCGAG TCTTTAACTGAACCAACTGGAAGGAGCCATGCCAAGTTCTGGGAGGAGGTCTTTACAATTGAATGCATCAAGTCACATGTCAAGAAGATTGTTGTCCATGAATACAGAGGGGATCAAAGCGAACTTGAATTCCTTCAGTTCATTGTCGCAAGTGCACATGAGCTGCGGACTCTCAGTGTTCTGATTAGCAAACACACCTTTACTAACTTGGCCAATACTGCGGAGATGACAAACATATTGGGGACTCTTTTAGGTGTACCATGGCGACGTGACTGTAAGATGACGGTGCTAGGCCCAGAGTTTCAGAATGAGCAGAGCATCCTCAAAGCATCTGATCTTACTGTTGACGACCCTTTTGACTGGTGA